Proteins from a single region of Engystomops pustulosus chromosome 5, aEngPut4.maternal, whole genome shotgun sequence:
- the LOC140133831 gene encoding mitochondrial potassium channel ATP-binding subunit-like — translation MLLHFLQAGLRRCPGPVRRIQQSCIFRAPPHRPQLYTRLRDATRCPGRTNKGRTLALLLGPAIVGFSGKVVLCQLEVQCPPPIVSKEQRPEPEFCWKEFWKLLKPQLLALLSAVILAFGAALLNIQIPLILGDLVNVVARYTREHVGDYIREVRGPAMKLLSLYAAQGLLTCGYIILLSRVGERVAGSMRKALFTSLLHQDVAFFDSQKTGLLVNRLTSDVQEFKSAFKQVISQGLRNITQTFGCFVSLYYISPKLTGLLVVVMPILVGAGAIIGSFLRRLSRRAQEQIAKATGVADEAIGNVRTVRAFAMEDREVELYSAEADKSAYLNEVLGIGIAVFQGLSNIALNCIVLGTIFAGGSLMAGNELSAGDLMSFLVASQTVQRSMANTSVLFGQVVRGLSAGGRVFEFMRLQPEIPLRGGKKLHELTGEIHFRDVTFNYPTRPGQQVLNGFNLIVPPGKTVAIVGQSGGGKSTVAALVERFYDPNQGAVELDGVDIRSLDPSWLRGEVIGFINQEPVLFGTSIMENIRFGRPDATNAEVMEAAKLANADDFIQSFPDGYNTLLGERGVTLSGGQKQRVAIARALLKDPRILILDEATSALDSESERTVQLALDRASSGRTVLVIAHRLSTVADADIIVVLSKGRIAESGTHRDLLRKGGLYAELIRRQNQES, via the exons ATGCTGCTGCACTTTCTCCAGGCCGGGCTCCGCCGCTGCCCGGGACCCGTCAG GCGCATCCAGCAATCCTGCATCTTCCGGGCTCCACCACATCGCCCGCAGCTGTACACCCGCCTCCGAGATGCCACCCGCTGCCCAGGAAGGACCAACAAGGGAAGAACACTGGCATTACTATTGGGCCCTGCCATTGTGGGCTTCAGTGGCAAAGTGGTCCTGTGCCAGCTGGAGGTGCAATGCCCCCCGCCCATCGTGTCCAAGGAGCAGAGACCCGAACCAGAGTTCTGCTGGAAAGAATTCTGGAAACTCCTGAAACCTCAACTCCTGGCCCTGTTATCAGCTGTCATT CTGGCGTTTGGTGCAGCGTTGCTGAATATACAGATCCCATTAATTCTGGGGGATCTGGTGAATGTGGTGGCTCGATACACGCGGGAACATGTTGGGGACTATATCCGGGAAGTGCGCGGTCCGGCCATGAAGCTTCTGTCTCTTTATGCAGCACAG GGTCTGCTGACCTGCGGCTATATCATCCTGCTGTCTCGAGTCGGGGAGCGCGTTGCCGGGAGTATGAGGAAAGCTTTGTTCACATCTCTTCTGCA TCAGGATGTAGCTTTCTTTGATTCTCAGAAGACGGGACTCTTGGTAAATCGTCTCACCTCCGACGTCCAGGAGTTCAAGTCTGCCTTCAAGCAAGTGATATCCCAG GGTCTCAGGAACATCACCCAGACATTTGGCTGCTTCGTGTCCCTCTATTACATCTCCCCTAAGCTGACGGGTCTCCTGGTGGTGGTGATGCCCATACTGGTCGGCGCTGGAGCCATTATTGGCTCTTTTCTGCGCAGATTATCGCGTCGTGCCCAGGAGCAG ATTGCCAAAGCGACAGGCGTGGCCGATGAGGCGATAGGAAATGTGCGCACGGTGAGAGCATTCGCCATGGAAGACCGCGAGGTGGA GTTGTACTCTGCAGAGGCGGACAAGTCAGCTTATCTGAATGAGGTTCTGGGCATCGGGATCGCTGTATTCCAGGGACTTTCCAATATTGCTCTGAATT gTATCGTCCTGGGCACCATATTTGCTGGCGGTTCTCTGATGGCAGGTAATGAGCTGTCGGCCGGTGACCTCATGTCCTTCTTGGTGGCTTCTCAGACCGTACAGAG GTCAATGGCAAACACGTCGGTGCTTTTCGGACAG GTGGTCCGAGGTCTTAGTGCCGGGGGTCGTGTCTTTGAGTTTATGCGTTTACAGCCAGAGATCCCTCTGAGAGGTGGGAAGAAGCTCCACGAGCTGACGGGAGAGATACACTTCAGAGACGTCACCTTCAA CTACCCCACTCGGCCGGGACAACAGGTCTTGAATGGTTTTAACCTGATTGTGCCCCCTGGTAAGACTGTGGCCATCGTGGGACAATCTGGGGGAG GAAAATCCACAGTGGCTGCACTGGTGGAGCGCTTCTACGACCCCAACCAGGGTGCAGTGGAGCTGGATGGAGTCGACATTCGTTCACTTGACCCGTCGTGGCTGAGAGGAGAGGTCATCGGATTCATCAACCAG GAACCCGTTCTTTTTGGAACAAGCATCATGGAGAATATCCGCTTTGGGAGGCCGGACGCGACTAATGCAGAGGTCATGGAAGCTGCAAAACTAGCGAATGCTGATGATTTTATCCAGAGCTTTCCTGATGGTTATAATACGCTGCTAG GTGAGCGCGGAGTCACCCTCTCTGGAGGTCAAAAGCAGCGGGTGGCCATCGCCCGCGCTCTACTCAAAGATCCCCGAATCTTAATCCTGGATGAAGCTACAAGCGCGCTGGACTCCGAGTCAGAGAGGACGGTGCAGTTAGCGCTGGACCGCGCTTCATCCGGACGCACAGTGTTAGTCATTGCTCATCGGCTCAGCACCGTTGCAGATGCCGATATCATTGTCGTCTTATCAAAGGGCCGTATAGCAGAG AGTGGAACCCATCGTGATCTGCTGAGGAAGGGCGGCCTGTATGCAGAGCTCATACGCAGACAAAACCAAGAGTCCTAG
- the CDK5 gene encoding cyclin-dependent kinase 5 — MQKYEKLEKIGEGTYGTVFKAKNRETHEIVALKRVRLDDDDEGVPSSALREICLLKELKHKNIVRLHDVLHSDKKLTLVFEYCDQDLKKYFDSCNGDLDPEIVKSFMYQLLKGLAFCHSRNVLHRDLKPQNLLINRNGELKLADFGLARAFGIPVRCYSAEVVTLWYRPPDVLFGAKLYSTSIDMWSAGCIFAELANAGRPLFPGNDVDDQLKRIFRLLGTPTEEQWPAMTKLPDYKPYPMYPATTSLVNVVPKLNATGRDLLQNLLKCNPVQRISADEALQHPYFADYCPP, encoded by the exons ATGCAGAAATACGAGAAGCTGGAGAAGATCGGGGAAG GCACCTATGGGACCGTGTTCAAAGCAAAGAATCGTGAGACCCATGAGATTGTAGCTCTGAAGCGCGTGAggctggatgatgatgatgag GGGGTCCCCAGCTCCGCTCTCCGGGAGATCTGTTTGCTGAAGGAGCTGAAGCACAAGAACATCGTGCG GTTACACGACGTTCTGCACAGCGACAAGAAGCTGACGCTCGTCTTCGAGTATTGTGACCAG GATCTGAAGAAATACTTTGACAGCTGTAATGGGGACCTGGACCCTGAGATAGTGAAG TCCTTCATGTATCAGCTGCTGAAGGGTTTGGCTTTCTGTCACAGTCGCAACGTTTTACATCGAGACCTGAAACCTCAAAACCTTCTCATAAACCGG AATGGAGAGCTGAAGCTGGCGGACTTCGGGCTGGCGCGGGCTTTCGGGATCCCGGTTCGGTGCTATTCTGCTGAG GTGGTGACTCTTTGGTATCGGCCACCAGATGTCCTATTTGGTGCCAAACTTTACTCCACGTCCATAGACATGTGGTCGGCCGGATGCATCTTCGCAG AGTTGGCCAATGCCGGGCGGCCGCTGTTCCCTGGGAATGATGTAGACGACCAGCTGAAGCGGATTTTCCG GTTGCTGGGCACCCCGACCGAGGAGCAGTGGCCGGCCATGACCAAATTACCCGACTACAAG CCCTATCCCATGTACCCGGCTACTACGTCTCTAGTGAATGTTGTACCCAAGCTGAACGCCACCGGAAGAGACTTATTACAG AACTTGCTGAAGTGTAACCCGGTCCAGAGGATTTCGGCTGATGAGGCTCTTCAGCATCCGTACTTTGCAGattactgccccccatag